The following coding sequences are from one Leptospira mayottensis 200901116 window:
- a CDS encoding LIC_10230 family protein yields MKTKLAQIIPFIILSFCIINMSFEPIFYDPKDMDSMEVLLEGSGRELAPQWGIERGLISKIRLTSTVMEELNEKTIPADAQLEATVDRISRILLGQKIMLFIYGFLIFLSITSFLALYYKAWFYTYLNRSLYLISILPVLMSLQHPLRSIPQTPVIGTVSSVFLFVLTILLIYMIFMISKVYEDKADRFNVLQTIQDGEEREFQSASSSRISWVPMLFHFGGIMLAGILLGNLVYIPIFLLQKHYSFEFGILLIILLFFMMLFYIRNYFRMGKNNELTSTGNITLSVSYLQFRVIRNTIFIVFTVVGVTLFVVLLFTILSINTSILDFASSKGF; encoded by the coding sequence ATGAAAACAAAACTAGCCCAAATTATCCCCTTTATCATTTTATCTTTTTGTATTATTAACATGTCTTTCGAACCAATTTTTTACGATCCTAAAGACATGGATTCCATGGAAGTTCTTTTAGAGGGATCGGGAAGAGAATTGGCTCCTCAATGGGGAATCGAAAGAGGATTGATTTCGAAAATCCGACTCACTTCCACAGTTATGGAAGAATTAAACGAAAAAACAATTCCGGCTGATGCACAACTCGAAGCGACTGTAGATAGGATAAGTCGAATTCTTCTCGGACAGAAGATCATGTTGTTCATTTATGGATTTTTAATATTCCTTTCCATTACTTCTTTTTTAGCCCTTTATTATAAAGCGTGGTTTTATACGTATTTAAATAGAAGTTTGTATTTGATTTCTATTCTTCCTGTTTTAATGTCTCTTCAACATCCCTTGAGAAGCATACCACAAACTCCTGTAATCGGAACGGTTTCATCCGTTTTTCTGTTCGTATTAACGATTTTATTAATCTATATGATTTTTATGATCTCGAAAGTTTACGAAGACAAAGCGGATCGCTTCAACGTTCTTCAAACCATACAAGACGGAGAAGAGAGAGAATTTCAATCTGCGTCTTCTTCAAGAATTTCGTGGGTTCCCATGTTGTTTCATTTTGGAGGAATCATGTTAGCGGGAATCCTTCTGGGAAACTTGGTTTACATTCCGATCTTTCTTCTACAAAAGCATTATTCGTTTGAATTTGGAATTCTTCTAATTATTTTACTTTTTTTTATGATGTTGTTTTACATTCGCAATTACTTCAGAATGGGAAAGAACAACGAGTTAACCTCGACCGGAAATATTACGTTATCTGTAAGTTATCTTCAATTTAGAGTGATCCGAAATACGATCTTTATTGTGTTCACAGTCGTAGGAGTTACTCTTTTTGTAGTTCTTCTTTTTACGATCTTATCGATAAATACTTCGATTCTCGATTTTGCTTCAAGTAAAGGGTTCTAG
- a CDS encoding phasin-related domain-containing protein → MEKEIKEALNFAIGAAKSLREQADSILLKVEKEFKELASKGAQDQSEVAKNLRKYIEDALHSVEGVAGQVNSKVEEVKSKVSQSVSSTKIPLNGSSKPKAETAAKH, encoded by the coding sequence ATGGAAAAAGAAATCAAGGAAGCGCTTAACTTTGCAATTGGAGCTGCAAAATCACTCCGCGAGCAAGCTGATAGCATTCTCCTGAAAGTTGAAAAAGAATTTAAGGAACTTGCCTCCAAAGGAGCGCAAGATCAATCCGAGGTTGCCAAAAATCTCAGAAAATATATAGAAGACGCTCTTCATTCAGTTGAAGGTGTAGCAGGACAAGTCAACTCGAAGGTAGAGGAAGTTAAATCAAAAGTTAGTCAAAGTGTTTCATCCACGAAAATCCCTTTGAATGGATCTTCAAAACCGAAAGCAGAAACTGCGGCTAAACATTAA
- a CDS encoding CHAT domain-containing protein: MLNLIIDRVGSVNVFNILDTSGSGSESHLQSTIDEDLILEYIKEIENLVRVSNAVNSKGMSHKTLETEILHELKILGETFYDQFFPAPIQEKLRLTTEKYLHLNMDPKLGVIPWELLHDGTCFLSDKFFIGKTVRGESSQNVFKEKEKLRMLIVADPTEDLEWAQKEGEQLFRVLSEQVSASRLEIEFIGGRQVTKLKLLSLIKGKNIIHYSGHLYFSDDPLENGWQISEGKILKAREIKNSGFNTDLVFSNSCQSNSNVSRTLNSDLMNNFAGAFLMSGIKSFIGTNWEIVDNQNTIDFTIQFYTYLFGDRSIGESLFLAKEYARRIFDTNDLTWTNYSLHGIPNQQVIVDPTKGKSIQKIINPTLISKFYPSNIAASYHNFTQKQKEETESSFELIQSLIFSFEEFSKIIGGIIFSDHQYHSLGKYIPNNPDDAVEIKKWWELIYQCLMDFRKLEISPLISNIQEVLQVNKDTIQKMIQWIELYRRGQILSDSADGYLISFQYYYENLLMELEELEKTSIFLVSTNSNNHLFFRGIKPEASLVVAPVVKQDYIGEQIEKFRGKVIVFNENRMTIIPMLCNIIENPETKDLELSFPGFKSEKNSIQNI; this comes from the coding sequence ATGTTGAACCTGATTATAGATAGAGTCGGAAGTGTAAACGTATTCAACATATTAGATACGTCCGGAAGCGGATCCGAGTCTCATCTACAGTCCACCATTGACGAAGATCTCATTCTAGAATATATTAAGGAAATTGAAAATTTAGTCCGCGTTTCCAATGCAGTAAATTCCAAAGGAATGAGTCACAAAACTTTGGAAACTGAAATTCTTCACGAGCTGAAAATCCTCGGGGAAACTTTCTACGATCAGTTTTTTCCGGCTCCGATTCAAGAAAAACTGAGACTTACTACGGAAAAATACCTTCATTTGAACATGGATCCCAAACTTGGAGTCATTCCTTGGGAACTCTTACACGATGGGACTTGTTTTTTGTCGGATAAATTTTTTATCGGAAAAACGGTTCGAGGAGAATCGAGCCAAAACGTTTTTAAAGAAAAAGAAAAATTAAGGATGCTTATCGTTGCAGATCCTACGGAAGATCTGGAATGGGCTCAAAAGGAGGGAGAACAACTTTTTAGAGTTCTTAGCGAACAGGTTTCTGCTTCCCGATTGGAAATCGAGTTCATTGGAGGAAGGCAAGTGACGAAACTAAAATTGCTTTCTTTGATCAAAGGTAAGAATATCATTCATTACTCTGGGCATCTTTATTTTTCGGACGATCCTTTGGAAAATGGATGGCAAATCTCTGAAGGAAAGATCTTAAAAGCGAGAGAGATCAAAAATTCGGGATTTAATACCGACTTAGTGTTTTCGAATTCTTGTCAATCCAACTCGAATGTGTCTAGAACTCTTAATTCCGATTTGATGAATAATTTTGCCGGAGCTTTTTTGATGTCCGGGATCAAAAGTTTTATCGGAACCAACTGGGAGATCGTTGATAATCAAAATACGATCGATTTTACAATTCAGTTTTATACGTACCTGTTTGGCGATAGAAGTATCGGAGAATCCCTTTTCTTAGCTAAAGAATATGCAAGAAGAATCTTCGATACGAACGATCTTACGTGGACCAACTATTCTCTGCATGGAATTCCAAATCAACAGGTAATAGTGGATCCGACTAAAGGAAAATCCATTCAAAAGATTATCAATCCTACTCTAATTTCAAAATTCTACCCTTCAAACATTGCTGCTTCCTATCATAACTTCACTCAAAAACAGAAAGAGGAAACCGAATCTTCCTTTGAGTTGATTCAGTCTTTGATATTTTCGTTTGAAGAATTTTCCAAAATCATCGGTGGAATTATCTTTAGTGATCACCAATACCACTCTTTGGGAAAATATATCCCGAATAATCCGGACGACGCAGTGGAAATCAAGAAATGGTGGGAATTGATTTATCAATGTCTAATGGATTTTAGAAAACTTGAGATCAGTCCGCTTATCAGCAATATTCAGGAAGTTCTTCAAGTGAACAAAGACACGATTCAAAAGATGATTCAATGGATTGAACTCTATAGACGTGGACAAATTTTATCGGATTCTGCCGATGGTTATCTAATCTCTTTTCAGTACTATTACGAAAATCTTCTGATGGAATTAGAAGAATTGGAAAAGACGAGTATCTTCCTAGTTTCCACGAATTCTAACAATCATCTTTTCTTTCGCGGAATAAAACCGGAAGCTTCTTTAGTGGTCGCTCCGGTGGTGAAACAGGATTATATCGGAGAGCAGATAGAAAAATTCCGTGGTAAAGTGATTGTGTTCAATGAAAATAGAATGACGATCATTCCGATGCTCTGTAATATAATAGAAAATCCTGAAACTAAGGATTTAGAACTCAGTTTTCCGGGTTTCAAATCAGAAAAAAATTCCATTCAGAATATTTAA
- a CDS encoding RNA polymerase sigma factor — translation MNLSKDKTIDLISRCGDGEEEALKQFFEIYSEDIYNFPMKIFHLSEDDAGDFFIYAFERLKTGSRFGSFKGKSSFRTWFYSVLRNMLIDWQRTKRELKVTNLGKISKEGKEYATIEDEPDTRPEMQEEASEFSDRFNQALEEIGVDKRVIFKLSYIYYLNLNEDEVQYLLEKTGLSPDALKEKILHLRSELSNREEENIRMEDKITTLYLNILELKEKQQNTAKVAPILPMEVDKTSHALKKKYEQRKKLLEKKKKGHFLARTPYREVADLIGISEGNVSVTLLRLIEKIQKKLDFSDLDF, via the coding sequence ATGAATTTGTCAAAAGATAAAACTATAGATCTCATTTCTCGATGCGGAGATGGAGAAGAAGAAGCACTCAAGCAATTCTTCGAAATTTATTCGGAGGATATCTACAATTTTCCAATGAAGATTTTCCATCTAAGCGAAGACGACGCTGGGGATTTTTTTATCTATGCATTTGAAAGATTAAAAACAGGATCCCGTTTTGGTAGCTTTAAGGGAAAATCCAGCTTTAGAACCTGGTTTTATTCGGTTCTCAGAAATATGTTGATTGATTGGCAAAGGACCAAACGAGAACTCAAGGTTACCAATCTCGGAAAAATTAGCAAAGAAGGAAAAGAATACGCAACTATTGAAGATGAACCGGATACGCGCCCTGAAATGCAGGAAGAAGCGAGTGAATTTTCCGATCGATTCAATCAAGCTCTCGAAGAAATCGGAGTTGATAAACGGGTCATTTTCAAACTTTCCTACATTTATTATTTAAACTTAAATGAAGACGAAGTTCAATATCTCTTGGAAAAAACGGGGTTATCCCCCGATGCACTCAAAGAAAAAATTCTTCATCTCCGATCGGAGCTTTCCAATCGGGAAGAGGAGAATATTAGAATGGAAGACAAGATTACCACTCTTTATCTGAATATACTTGAGTTAAAAGAAAAACAGCAAAATACGGCCAAGGTTGCACCCATTCTTCCTATGGAAGTGGATAAAACTTCTCACGCCTTGAAGAAAAAATATGAACAGCGTAAGAAACTTTTGGAAAAGAAAAAGAAAGGGCATTTTCTAGCAAGAACCCCTTACCGTGAAGTTGCGGACCTAATTGGAATTTCCGAAGGGAATGTAAGTGTTACATTACTCCGTTTAATTGAAAAAATTCAGAAAAAGCTGGATTTTAGTGATTTAGATTTTTAG
- a CDS encoding M23 family metallopeptidase: MKKFLFIVAWTAFHLSMEAENNKVINYLVPVKTDQLENKITSTFGESRGDHFHNGMDISSVNESVIAMGDGKVLYSRYTEDHPFEDELGTGNSVWLDHGSGNFTAYYHLKDSRISKLLKSDWIKAGDKIGVSGNSGHSSGAHLHFVVLRKYGLEILDPMKFLSPIPDNTPPEISSLLVHVNGKFTNINDGDNINLSQEFPFTVSIVDAGEKKSQRRGVSKVQYFLNGETLRSANFGALQYSSSEWKNPDGFSFINLYHKDQYLIGNLNLKSGENTIKIVAWDFKGNMNERSFTFYVNRL, encoded by the coding sequence ATGAAAAAATTTCTCTTTATTGTCGCCTGGACCGCGTTCCATCTGAGCATGGAAGCGGAAAATAATAAAGTAATAAATTATCTCGTCCCTGTTAAAACCGATCAACTAGAAAACAAAATCACCTCTACCTTTGGAGAATCTAGGGGGGATCACTTCCACAATGGAATGGATATTTCTTCTGTAAACGAATCCGTAATTGCAATGGGGGATGGAAAAGTTTTGTACAGTCGTTATACGGAGGATCATCCTTTCGAAGACGAACTGGGAACCGGAAATTCGGTTTGGTTGGACCACGGATCCGGAAATTTTACCGCCTACTACCACTTGAAAGATAGCAGGATTTCTAAATTATTAAAATCTGATTGGATCAAAGCGGGTGATAAAATCGGGGTCAGTGGTAACTCCGGTCACTCAAGCGGAGCCCACCTTCACTTTGTTGTGCTTCGTAAATACGGACTAGAAATTTTGGATCCCATGAAATTTCTTTCTCCAATTCCAGACAACACTCCCCCTGAAATCTCAAGCTTGCTGGTTCACGTGAACGGAAAGTTCACAAACATCAATGACGGTGATAATATCAACCTCTCCCAAGAATTTCCCTTTACGGTTTCGATCGTAGACGCAGGAGAAAAAAAATCCCAAAGAAGAGGAGTCAGCAAGGTTCAATATTTTCTAAACGGTGAAACACTTCGATCCGCCAATTTCGGTGCATTACAGTATTCTTCTTCTGAATGGAAAAATCCGGACGGATTTTCCTTTATAAATCTTTATCATAAAGATCAGTATTTAATCGGAAATCTGAATTTAAAGTCCGGTGAAAATACAATCAAAATAGTCGCCTGGGACTTTAAAGGAAACATGAATGAAAGAAGTTTTACCTTTTATGTGAATCGCCTTTAA
- the dnaE gene encoding DNA polymerase III subunit alpha, with the protein MQDFAHLHLHTNYSMLDGAIRIKELMQHVKENGMSSVAMTDHGNMFGAVEFYNEATKQGIKPIIGSEFYVSPNRKQEMEMVKIADGSAYHLILLAKNEEGYKNLIRLSSKSYTEGFYKKARIDYDLLAQHNEGLVCLTACLAGEVNRKILEGKIEESFQLAGKLNEIFRKEDFYMEIQNHGISEQMTVAKQIYDFGKRTGIPLVVTNDSHFLKKDDQEAQDILLRIGMQKRITDPMEFGFNGEFYVKSPDEMARVFPEIPEAFYNTLEISNKVDLKLQFGNYLLPEFEVPEGYDADSYLEKLIWEGIGRKYPNLSPEIKDRVVFELNTIKNMKFAGYFLIVQDYINYAKRNGIPVGPGRGSAAGSIVAYALGITNVEPLQHNLLFERFLNPDRKDMPDIDTDFCVDRREEVINYIRRRYGEEKVGQIITFNSLAAKAALKDVARVLNLPFGEANEMTKAFPNKLGMSIAEALATSSELKNFSEKDDINHKIFAIAQRLEGNYRQPGRHAAGVVISPYPLEEVVPLSTVAEKERPGFRSIVTQYDKNNLESIGLIKMDILGLKNLTTLDYAIKLIERRRGVRIDLDEISYDDANTYALLRKANTLGIFQLESTGITDLVAKSQVNNFDEIVALIALYRPGPMGEGMLDEYLDRKSGRKQVTYPHPSCESILKETFGVPVYQEQVMSISRVVGGFSVGDSDVLRKAMAKKKADLMEKLKYQFVEGAVKQGIQEKVAKDLFEQLERFGGYGFNKSHSVAYAIITYQTAYLKANYTIEYLTALLASDHGKTTDIVKYINNAREMGIRILNPDVSESQASFNVIDDTTIRFGLSAMKGVGETAANSIIEARTKAENFKTLQNFALNIDTRLINKKVFEALIQAGALDSFGYTRKCLFESVDSILTFAQKEQERAEEGQFSLFGGEESSFTLNLPKDALEWEIDEKLRREKAIAGLYLSGHPLDKYEKQLKSLRTIPIEKFDNLKSGSKVEVAGIISSKNIKLSKRNEEFANFKLEDRTGEIECVAFAKTYQKYKEFIKEDQAIFIKGDLDKIEVGDTELRGQVKVNSIEILDEATIEDKLEKSLHLRLEERHTKDPELIPKLYALLACYKGESSVYFHIVENREEKRVIRAHDTYSIQPINELFLRLADLLGDRSVFYSVGEQLKVINKNQVAGNVG; encoded by the coding sequence ATGCAGGATTTCGCCCATTTACATCTGCACACTAACTATTCCATGCTCGACGGAGCGATCCGTATCAAAGAGTTGATGCAGCACGTAAAAGAAAACGGTATGTCATCGGTTGCGATGACTGATCACGGAAACATGTTTGGTGCCGTTGAATTTTACAATGAAGCGACGAAACAAGGTATTAAACCGATTATAGGTAGCGAATTTTACGTTTCTCCGAATCGAAAGCAAGAAATGGAGATGGTAAAGATCGCGGACGGAAGTGCATATCATCTAATCCTTCTCGCGAAGAACGAGGAAGGTTACAAAAATTTAATACGCCTTTCCAGCAAATCCTACACAGAAGGTTTCTATAAAAAGGCGAGAATTGACTACGATCTTCTCGCTCAACACAATGAGGGCCTTGTCTGTTTGACGGCTTGTCTTGCGGGTGAAGTCAATCGGAAGATTTTGGAAGGAAAAATCGAAGAATCTTTTCAATTAGCCGGAAAATTAAATGAGATCTTCCGTAAAGAGGATTTTTATATGGAAATCCAAAACCACGGAATTTCGGAACAGATGACCGTGGCAAAACAAATCTACGACTTTGGAAAAAGAACCGGCATCCCTCTCGTAGTTACAAACGATTCTCATTTTCTAAAAAAAGACGACCAAGAGGCTCAGGATATTCTTCTTAGAATCGGGATGCAAAAGCGTATTACAGACCCAATGGAATTCGGCTTTAACGGAGAATTCTACGTAAAAAGCCCAGATGAGATGGCGAGGGTGTTTCCCGAAATCCCGGAAGCTTTTTATAATACATTAGAAATTAGTAATAAAGTGGATTTGAAACTTCAATTTGGAAACTATCTTCTCCCCGAATTTGAGGTTCCGGAAGGATACGATGCCGATTCTTATCTTGAAAAATTGATTTGGGAAGGGATCGGAAGAAAGTATCCTAACCTTTCTCCGGAAATCAAAGATAGAGTCGTCTTCGAACTCAATACGATTAAGAATATGAAGTTCGCCGGTTACTTCTTAATTGTTCAGGATTATATCAATTATGCAAAAAGAAATGGAATTCCTGTTGGTCCGGGAAGAGGTTCTGCCGCCGGTTCTATCGTAGCTTATGCGCTCGGAATCACGAATGTAGAACCTCTCCAGCATAATCTTCTTTTTGAAAGATTTTTGAATCCCGATCGTAAGGATATGCCTGATATCGATACCGATTTTTGTGTGGACCGACGGGAAGAAGTCATCAATTACATTCGCAGAAGATATGGGGAAGAAAAAGTCGGCCAGATTATCACGTTCAATTCTCTCGCGGCAAAAGCTGCTCTCAAAGACGTTGCTCGGGTCTTGAATCTTCCTTTCGGAGAGGCGAATGAGATGACCAAGGCATTTCCGAACAAACTCGGGATGTCCATTGCAGAAGCGCTCGCAACTTCTTCCGAATTAAAAAACTTTTCTGAAAAAGATGATATCAATCATAAAATCTTTGCTATTGCTCAAAGACTTGAAGGAAACTATCGTCAGCCCGGAAGGCACGCTGCCGGTGTTGTGATTTCTCCTTATCCATTGGAAGAAGTCGTTCCACTTTCCACGGTTGCGGAAAAAGAAAGACCGGGCTTTCGATCCATCGTGACTCAATACGATAAGAACAACTTAGAAAGTATTGGTTTGATCAAGATGGATATCTTGGGTCTGAAGAACTTAACAACCTTGGACTACGCAATCAAGCTTATCGAACGAAGAAGAGGGGTTCGAATCGATCTCGATGAAATCTCTTACGATGACGCGAACACATATGCGCTTCTTAGAAAAGCGAACACACTCGGTATATTCCAGTTAGAATCCACTGGGATCACCGATCTAGTTGCTAAGAGTCAAGTGAACAACTTTGACGAGATTGTCGCTTTGATCGCATTGTATCGTCCCGGCCCTATGGGTGAAGGAATGTTGGACGAATATTTGGATCGTAAATCCGGAAGAAAGCAAGTCACGTATCCGCATCCTTCTTGCGAGTCGATACTGAAAGAGACTTTCGGAGTTCCCGTTTATCAAGAACAAGTGATGAGTATCTCCCGAGTTGTCGGAGGATTTTCAGTCGGAGATTCGGACGTATTGCGGAAGGCGATGGCAAAAAAGAAAGCTGATCTTATGGAAAAGCTTAAATACCAGTTCGTGGAAGGTGCGGTTAAACAAGGCATTCAAGAAAAGGTCGCAAAGGATCTCTTTGAACAATTAGAAAGATTTGGTGGTTACGGGTTCAATAAGTCCCACTCCGTAGCCTACGCGATCATCACATATCAAACTGCTTACTTAAAAGCAAACTATACGATTGAATATCTTACTGCACTTCTTGCGTCGGATCACGGTAAAACCACCGATATCGTAAAATACATTAACAATGCGAGAGAGATGGGAATTCGAATTCTCAATCCGGACGTTTCTGAATCACAAGCTTCTTTCAATGTGATCGATGATACCACGATTCGGTTCGGGCTTTCCGCGATGAAAGGTGTGGGCGAGACCGCGGCAAACAGTATCATCGAAGCAAGAACGAAGGCTGAAAATTTTAAAACACTTCAAAATTTTGCTCTCAACATAGATACGAGATTGATCAATAAAAAAGTTTTTGAAGCCCTCATTCAAGCGGGAGCTTTGGATTCTTTCGGTTATACTCGTAAATGTCTTTTTGAATCGGTGGATTCCATTCTTACTTTTGCTCAAAAGGAGCAGGAGAGAGCGGAAGAAGGACAGTTCTCCCTTTTTGGAGGAGAGGAAAGTTCTTTCACACTCAATCTTCCGAAGGACGCCCTCGAATGGGAAATCGACGAAAAGTTAAGGCGCGAAAAAGCGATAGCCGGTCTTTATCTTTCCGGTCACCCGCTTGACAAATACGAGAAACAGCTCAAAAGTTTAAGGACGATTCCGATTGAAAAATTCGACAATCTGAAATCAGGAAGTAAGGTAGAAGTTGCAGGAATTATCTCTTCCAAGAACATAAAGCTTAGTAAACGAAATGAAGAATTCGCAAACTTCAAACTCGAAGATCGAACCGGAGAGATCGAATGTGTCGCATTTGCAAAGACGTATCAGAAATATAAGGAATTCATAAAAGAAGATCAAGCAATCTTTATCAAAGGGGACTTGGACAAAATCGAAGTGGGAGATACGGAACTCCGCGGACAGGTTAAAGTCAACAGTATAGAAATTTTAGATGAGGCAACGATTGAAGATAAGCTCGAAAAATCACTTCATCTTCGACTGGAAGAAAGACACACAAAAGATCCGGAATTGATTCCGAAATTGTACGCTTTACTTGCCTGTTATAAGGGAGAATCTTCCGTTTATTTTCACATCGTGGAAAACCGGGAGGAAAAAAGAGTCATTCGTGCTCACGATACGTATTCGATCCAACCGATCAACGAACTCTTTCTCCGGTTGGCGGATCTTTTAGGAGATCGTTCCGTTTTTTACTCCGTTGGGGAACAACTCAAAGTAATCAATAAAAACCAGGTTGCCGGTAACGTTGGTTGA
- the gatB gene encoding Asp-tRNA(Asn)/Glu-tRNA(Gln) amidotransferase subunit GatB, with product MVEFETIIGLEVHAQLNTESKIFSTSATKFGSPPNSQTNPVCLGLPGALPVLNESVLEKAIMAGIAFGCDIALFTKFDRKNYFYPDLPKGYQISQFDKPICTGGGVTFTIKGEESPRYVRLTRIHMEEDAGKLIHSADPNIPQSYVDLNRAGTPLIEIVSEPDMRSSDEAYYYLNSLKSILKYIRVSDCNMEEGSLRCDANVSIRPKGSDKFGTRVEIKNLNSFKAVKAAIDYEVEWQTEMALEGKTFQQQTKLWDGVANKTVTMRTKEMSHDYRYFPDPDLPVVILQKETVESVRSKLPELPNERKNRFIEKLGLPKYDAEVLTAEREIADYFEDALKVSGDAKKTSNWVKDEVLGVVNKESITISEFSVSAQRIGGLVKLIADGKISGKIAKTVFEELLTSDKDAEAIVVEKNLIVVRDDKEIERIVDEAIANNQDAVAKYKSGKDRALGAIVGYVMKVSKGKADPELVNQMLLDKLGPLPPKG from the coding sequence TTGGTGGAATTTGAAACGATCATCGGGTTGGAAGTTCATGCACAGCTCAATACGGAATCGAAAATATTCTCTACAAGTGCGACCAAGTTCGGTTCTCCTCCTAACTCACAAACCAATCCGGTTTGTTTGGGATTGCCGGGTGCACTTCCGGTTCTCAACGAGTCTGTTTTGGAAAAAGCTATCATGGCGGGGATTGCGTTCGGGTGTGATATCGCTTTATTTACTAAATTCGATCGTAAGAATTATTTTTATCCGGACCTCCCAAAAGGTTATCAGATCTCTCAATTCGATAAACCTATCTGTACTGGAGGTGGGGTCACTTTTACAATCAAAGGGGAAGAATCCCCTCGTTATGTGAGACTGACTCGGATTCATATGGAAGAAGATGCGGGAAAGCTGATACATTCCGCGGACCCGAATATTCCTCAGTCGTATGTCGATCTAAATAGAGCAGGAACTCCCCTCATCGAAATTGTTTCGGAACCGGACATGCGTTCTTCGGATGAGGCATATTATTATCTTAATTCTTTAAAGTCGATTTTAAAATATATTCGCGTTTCGGATTGTAACATGGAGGAAGGTTCTCTTCGTTGCGACGCAAATGTTTCGATTCGGCCGAAAGGTTCGGATAAATTCGGAACCAGAGTCGAAATTAAGAATCTGAATTCTTTCAAAGCAGTCAAAGCGGCAATTGATTACGAGGTAGAATGGCAAACTGAAATGGCGTTGGAAGGAAAAACTTTTCAACAACAGACTAAACTCTGGGATGGCGTGGCAAATAAAACCGTAACGATGAGAACCAAAGAGATGAGTCATGATTATCGTTATTTTCCCGACCCGGATCTGCCCGTAGTCATTCTTCAAAAAGAAACGGTAGAATCTGTTCGTTCCAAATTACCCGAACTTCCCAACGAAAGAAAAAATCGTTTTATAGAAAAGTTAGGGCTTCCAAAATACGATGCCGAAGTTCTGACTGCCGAAAGGGAAATTGCGGATTACTTTGAAGATGCTTTGAAAGTTTCTGGGGATGCAAAGAAAACGTCCAACTGGGTCAAAGACGAAGTTCTTGGCGTAGTAAATAAAGAAAGTATTACGATTTCTGAATTCTCTGTTTCTGCCCAAAGAATCGGCGGACTCGTAAAATTAATTGCGGATGGAAAAATTTCAGGAAAAATCGCCAAGACGGTTTTTGAAGAACTTCTTACTTCTGATAAAGATGCCGAAGCGATTGTCGTTGAAAAAAACCTAATTGTGGTCCGAGACGATAAGGAAATCGAAAGAATTGTGGACGAGGCGATCGCTAATAATCAGGATGCCGTGGCCAAATACAAAAGTGGTAAAGATCGCGCGTTAGGCGCTATTGTAGGTTATGTGATGAAAGTTTCCAAAGGAAAAGCGGATCCTGAATTAGTGAACCAAATGCTTTTGGATAAATTGGGACCTCTTCCGCCAAAGGGTTAA
- a CDS encoding ParA family protein: MKQVLCIANQKGGVGKTTTTVHLAFGLALKGKRVVLLDLDAQGNATSVFIKENFPHFNSDEGREKSLYKIFRDAGNLRDVLIPTRIQGLKIAPSHPSLAEVDVMLSGKIDGFFHLRDSLEFIKNEFDYAIIDCPPNLSMITLNAFVASTGLLVPLQVSKFSLDGIEAILEAHKNTVKRFNPSLQILGALLTMFNPRTTLSQTLEPMIEPYLKLFSSRIPPSVSVEEAHMMKQTLFEYQPKGKAAKSYQDFVEEVLALG; the protein is encoded by the coding sequence ATGAAACAGGTCCTCTGTATTGCAAACCAAAAAGGTGGAGTCGGTAAAACTACAACGACAGTACATCTTGCCTTTGGGTTGGCCCTCAAAGGAAAACGTGTCGTTCTTTTGGATCTGGACGCGCAAGGCAACGCCACCTCTGTTTTCATCAAAGAGAATTTTCCTCATTTCAATTCGGATGAGGGAAGAGAAAAAAGTCTTTATAAAATTTTTAGAGATGCAGGCAATCTTAGAGACGTTTTGATTCCGACTCGAATTCAAGGTTTAAAGATCGCTCCGTCTCATCCTTCCCTCGCAGAAGTAGATGTGATGCTCTCAGGGAAGATCGACGGATTTTTTCATCTCAGAGATTCTCTGGAATTTATCAAGAACGAGTTCGATTATGCGATCATTGATTGTCCTCCGAATCTTTCCATGATTACTCTCAACGCGTTTGTCGCGTCGACCGGTTTACTCGTTCCTTTGCAGGTTTCTAAATTTTCTCTCGATGGGATCGAAGCGATCTTAGAAGCTCATAAGAATACCGTAAAACGATTTAATCCTTCTCTCCAAATTCTAGGCGCCTTGCTTACGATGTTCAATCCCAGAACGACTCTTTCTCAAACTCTCGAACCGATGATCGAACCTTATTTGAAATTGTTTTCATCCCGAATTCCACCTTCAGTAAGTGTGGAAGAAGCCCACATGATGAAACAAACACTTTTTGAATATCAACCGAAAGGCAAGGCGGCTAAATCCTATCAAGATTTTGTGGAAGAGGTTCTTGCACTTGGCTAA